The genomic interval AGAAACTACAACCTTCTCCTCATCGACAGCCCTTTATCTACCTGCCGCGTACAGTCCACAACTTCGAAATTTATTTCCTCTCCACTTGATCCCACTACTCAGAAAGGCCCTATCTAGTTCTCTGCTCTGGATTTGACTGAGTTTGAGGGGCAGGGGGTGCTCCAGACTGAGGGACCAGGATGCCATAGCCCCACAAACTATCAGAGAACAAATGAAGCCCATGACACACCCAAGACCCTAACTCGGGGCATTGGAGTGGGGCTCTGGGAATGAGAGAGGTGAAGGAAGGGGGGAAGTCCCGTCCCAGATGCTTCCAGGATTGGACTCAGcagtggcaggggctggggccatGTCCTATGCGCTGCCTCTATAAACAAGGCTGATCTGTGTCCTCTTGGGGACACAAAGGCAACTTCCTGCTGCTGGTGGTCTGATTCTTAGAGACCACAATCAGAAATATGTGCTGCTCACAGTGGTCACCCCTGGAGTAGAACTTCTTCCCGTAGactccatttctttctctggGGGCACGGCCGTCAGAGATCTGCAGGGAAAAGAAGGCTGTCATTGGTTGTCCAGAAATTGGTCCCATGGCATCACCCCTCACCATCTCCCTCCTGAGAATACGGGAAATCTGACCCAAGGTCGGGTTCCACAGGGATCCATATTGGCCACTAAGCAATGATGGACTAATGGTGAAGAGGAGGTCTGGGTTTCTAGTGGAGGGGCCACTGATGTGGGGCCCAGGTCCTGGGCTTCAGAGCTAGCAAGCTGCTCACCGTGTGCTGGGCCCCTGATCCAGGTCCTGGACGGTGTCCTTCAGGGCCTGGCCACGTGTCTCTGGCAGTAGAAAACAGAGCAGACCTGCCCCGATGGGGAAGCTGCCGTAGATGAGCATAGGGAGCTCCTTGCGGTACTCGCCCAGCAGGAGCACAAGTGGCGTGAGGATGCCGCCTATTCTTGAAAAGATGCTCACCAGCCCCATGCCTGTTTGCCTGCAGGAAGGCCAGTAAAATTTGAGCAGAATTGGCCTCAACCTGAGGCCACAGCTCTACCCCCAGACCCCTAATTGTGACAcacaaccccacccccagccaaagGCCAGCACGGTCTCCAGTCTCCTCTGGCTTATTTAGTGCTCCTGCCCCTGCATGTACCTCCCACCTCCAGGCCTCCCTGTCTGCCTGTCCCATCTAAGGTCAAAGGCTATGGCTCCCAACCACCCCTTCCCTCATCTGACTGTTTCTTCTCCTGGGTCATTCGTTCTGAAACttctcccacattcctgtcctgacAAGGCCAGGCCATGGCCTACATCCCTATCTGTCCTCTGCCAGCCTGGAGATACTTGGGGACTTGCACTACAGCCCTGGTGGTCAGGGCCCCAGAACCAGCCTCATTAACTATTTGTGGGCTGGTGGTGAGGGTAGCAGAGGACGGGCCAAAATCAGGGCCCTAGAAGCAGAAAAGCAAGAGTCATATCAGCAGCTCTTACCGGACGACGGTGGGAAAGAGCTCAATAGTGTACAAGTAGGAGATGGTAAAGCCAGCAGAAGTAGCGAACTTCCCCACCACGGCCAGCACGGTGACCACCAAGGGCATATCTGCTGGAAGATGCTGGTCAACCACACGGAAAGTAGGCCGCCCACCACTTGGGCCCTGCCCGCCACCTTGTCCGCCCAAACCCCTCACCTCTTCTGTACCCAAACCCTGGGGAAACCTTTACTCCCGACAGGAGAGTGATGGCCATTGGTCCAGCCCCTGCAGCAGGgttcagggagggagggagacatcCAGTCATACCTTCTGGGATAAAGATGATGATAATACACATGAGGCCACCCAGAATCAGAGTCCCCATCTGGCTCCACTTGCGGCCCAACTTCTCCATCATGAAGATGCTGAGAAGGCGGGCAGGCACCTCAGAGGCTCCAAATATTAGCTGCGTCAGGTAGATGTCCAGGCCAAAGTCTCCCACTTGGAGGCTGACGCCATAGTACCCGAGACTGTCCACAAACCTGTAAGGCACCCAAGGGTTCCTGTCATTGCTGAGTGTGCAACGCCATCACACCCAGAGGGACAGTCTGCCTTGGTCAGTGTCACAAAAGGAGACACTGGCACAGCTAGGGAGAGAGCGCACAGCCTGAGAGCTACCATCCCACCGCTTGGTGGACACACGGGAAAAGTGGCCACGGAAGGGGCAGCGTATTGGCACTGTCCTCAGGAAGGGGCATGAGCCCTGGGCAACTCACCAGACACAGATGAGAATCAGGGTCACCTTCCGGAGGTGGGGGTGTCTGAAAAGATCCAAGGCATTCCCTGAGGAGGCTGAGTTCTCTGGGGCCAACTGAAAGAAGATGCAGGGTGAGGGGTCATGCAGAGGCTCTGGGGGGGTCAGTGTCAGGGGCAGGGACAAGCCCTGGCCTGCTGCAAGTACCTGGTTCAGGAGCTCTGGGGAGATTTTCCGCTTGTTGACTGAGGCTGCCTTCTGAACTAGTTGTTTGGCTTCCTCTATCCTCCCCTGGGTGAGGAGCCACCGAGCAGATTCTGGCAGAATCCTGTTGGCCAGGAGCGGCTGTGACCTTGGGGTCTGAAGTCCCGTGGAGCCTTCCTAGCCTTTCCGCACCTCCCTACTTGGAGACTTCCTCTCCCAGGCCAGCCTCCGACCGCCCCAGGAGGTGAGTGTGACCACTGCATTCCACCCCACAAAGCTGGCCTAGGGGTGGTTTGCTCCTGGCAAGTGGCTCCTCACCAGATGTACGAGAAGAACAGCAAAAAAGGAACAGCGCCAGCAATCTGAAGGAGCCTCCAGTTGCGGATACCATAAGCAAGTCCCGCCAGCACCATCTGTCCCAAGGCGAAGGTGAACTGGGCCAGGATCACGGCCCGAGTCCTCCACGAGGGGCTCACCCACTCTGAAACTGTGGGGACAGAAAAGCTGAGACTGGGCCTACACCCTGCCCCTTCACTCCCCGCCGCTCTCCAGATGCTGTCAGGTCAGCATGGGGGTCTCAGTCCCTGCACGAGAAGCTCCCCTGGGACTGCCTCAGGTATGGGGTGCCTGACAAGTCTCCCACGGGCGTGGGCCAGATACTCACTCAGGGTGACAGTGCTTATCATAAATCCAGAGACAGCGGTAGCCACAGCAAAGCGCAGGACCATGTAGAACTCAAAGCTGGGCACAAAGGCCGTGGCCAGGCCCACGAAGGCAGTCAGGAGGAGCTGCACCAGGAGAGAGGCTTTGCGGCCAATCCTGAGGTAAAGAAGCAGAGCTGTGGGTGGTAAGGGGAGGGACCCTGCTGCGGAGGAAGCAGGGAAAACCCCCACAGGCCTCACCTGGGCTGTCTGAGGGAGGAGACGTGGCCCTTCTCTGGGAGCCCCATGGAGGGTGGTGGGAACCAGGCCTCTTCCTGGAGGCCGGCATGAGGGGCACTTGGGGAAGCTTGGGCCCTAAGGAGCCTAAACACATGCTAGGTCAGGGGAGAGCGGGTCAAGGTTCATACCAGTCACAGAGGGGCCCAAAGATGAGGGCCCCAGCAAGGAGTCCCGACATGAACACCGACTGCGAGGTCTCCTTCAGGTGCTTCCGATGGCACACCAGGTTGAACTGAGGCAAACACGGGCAGATGTGAGTCTAGGGGAAGTGCTGAGGGCAAGTTCTTCACCACCTAGCCCTTGACAGCTCTCTTAGGGATCATGCCTATAGTTTCCAAACTGTGTTCCCACACACCCCAGGGTACCACAGTGAACTCACTGGGCACAGCAGAGTATATTCAAAGGGAAATAAACAGAGTGATATTTGACATCTGTCTGACATCACACAAAACTACCAGCCCAGGATAAGTTTGTACTTCAACATGAGATCACCCTTCTTTTCTGTCAATGACATCGTATGTCTGTGAAGTCCTGTTTTGGGTAACagctgtaggaaaaaaaaaaaaaaaaaaagtaaaccatgTACAAATCAGCAGGGAACCAAAAATGGACCTGGCAGTATCCAAGGGCTGGGAAGCTATGTGTGCTCAGGAGCCACATACATCCCATTAATAAGTTGTTGCCTTtctttaagaatgaaataaaatgttttttctttgaattcaggTGTACTATTCTTTCAAACCACTCGTAAATTGTTAGGACATAAACACGTGTTATTCTTTGGACTTAACAATACATAGAACCATATTTCTTTTAGCCTAAAGGTACCATGTATAATCCCTGACACATTAAGGATATAAAATTTGAGAGCCTATGACCTACCACTGATGGTTGCATCCTGAGAAGTAGGGTCTCTTCCCCTCAGCTCAGGCAACCCTGTGACCCACTTGGGCCTCTCCAAATTTTCTCATCTGGCTGCAAAATCCCCTGAAACACTCACCAAACACAGGCAATCAGGCAATAAGGAGCGTTCACACATACCTGATTGGGACAGAGGAACATACACACATAGTGGGAGGGCCGGGTGGGAGATACATCTGGGCAAAAGCTGCCTACCCACCTGGAGATTTAGAGACAGCCTAATCCACAGTCTAGGAAATGAAGTGGAGAAAATATGTGGATCCACACAGCTCTGCACACATGTCCGCTACATGTGCACGTACAGTACACATGACCCCCTCACGGGCGTTCTGCACCCTTTGCACACAACTCAGCTTTCACATGAATGTTTTTAGGGGAACGTGCCATGTGAACCCTCCTCCAGCTTCCCTCCTGTGAGGATGCCTTTGAGTGCCTGTTTTGTGCCATGCACAGGGTGCTAAGCGCTTTACACGTATTACTTCAGATCATTGCCACAACAGCCACTGACTTATTGTTATTTTCCTCCGAGGGACGTTAGCAGCTAATCCTGCATCCCACAGCTGAATGGCAGCTGGTGGAACTGACACATTTCTATTGCTCTAGGCAGGGAATGAAACTGAGTGGAGTCTAAGGGAATGTTTGCTGAAAACGAGCAAAGGAACCAAGGCCAGCACATGGATGACCAGTCAATCACCATCAGTTAAATAACCTTTAGCAAGAAATTAACCAATCCAGGAGTTACCACTGTGCTCCCACTTCCGTTCTCAAGGACAACTGTTAATTTTTAAGGACTTTCGGTAGATGTCAAATGATTAACTGATTACCCCTGAGAATGACGTGGGACACGGAAGGGCTCTTAACTGTTGGTCCatcctgtttgttttttcctagtaACTATGGATTGCCTTTGTAGCAAcataccatttaaaataaataaaggcttgcAACTGCCAAGCTCTAGGGTCAGAACTGAGTGACTTTGTGTAACCTTGAGCCTGTTAGTCTATCCATCTGTGTCTTGGTTTTCAACGCGTACAAAGTTGGTGATAAAACCTGCTATATGGTATGTATCATCTGATAGGATTAAAGGAACTAATACATGTGACATACTTGGCTTGGTGGCTGTTACACAGGCGGTGCTCAGTAAAGCTCTGTAGGATGGCTGCACTAGCCCTGTGCTTACCAGGCTCTCAGGGCTATAGTGTTCTGCAGGCATGAATGCCAAGCTATGGGGGTCTTCCAAGTCTGGCACCTCTAGTCACTAGTCACAATTCTACTACCTCCCTTTAGTTTATAGCCCTTATATCATTAAATTCTCACGCTTAGTCCATTGTTCAGCAGCAGCAGAGACTGTGTCTTGGAGAGGTGCCAAAGTACACCCAAACTCACATAGTGTCATCATGTTGCAAATGGCACAGAGATGAAGAGGACTGCACTTGGGATGCCATTtatccacctccccagccctaacaCCAATAGTATTTGGTTCTGTTCAGGGACAGCCAGTAGCTTGCAGAATTCCACCCTCATTTCTAGAGCATGTCTTCCTTATTCTAAAACCTTCAAGGCCCTCTTGGATCTCTAGCAGAAATCCCATATTCTTCAGCACTGTACCTGTAACCCTACAAGAATTTCCAAACTTCATTTTTTGAGTATTCCTCAAAGATACCAGACATTTTTATACCTCCAGACCCTaaaaatgactgtttttttctgattctcaTTCTTTGCCATTCCAACGTTGCCCACAATCCCAGGAAAAGTGCTACTGTTTCTGCTATTGGTTGACAGTCTGTTTCCCTCCCCTTCAGAGTTCTATATGGACAGAGCCAGGAAATATTACACTGATAAGGTAAGAAATAGACAGGTACTATGACCTTCAAGGGCATGTGGCCTTAAGGAAAcatgttctttcttttcagattagtgtggtttttattttggtttgaataTGAAGCCCAGGTTATACTAAGGACACTGGGGTGTCCACTTAGAGAGGACCTTCTGCCTCAGTGTGCAGAGCTCTTtttcatagattaaaaaaaaaaaagcagaagcatAAGATCTCATTCCAAAGGAGCTCTGCTCTAGAACCAAGCTTAGATTGTCCTGTGGCACAGGTCACAAAGTCCCAATGTTGTACATTCCTTTGAGAGTCACAGTTCTTGGAAGGGTTGGAAGTGGAAGGGTAAGAGGTCCAAGGCCCAACCCAGCCAGCATGGACTAGGCTGCT from Urocitellus parryii isolate mUroPar1 chromosome 3, mUroPar1.hap1, whole genome shotgun sequence carries:
- the Slc22a13 gene encoding solute carrier family 22 member 13, translated to MAQFAQVLAEIGDFGRFQVQLTILMSIPNFLSPFYMFSQVFMVLDETHYCSVAWVKNHTLNLSAAEQLTLSVPLDAEGRPESCLMFRPPPNNASLEDILSHRFNETQPCETSWHYPEDKPQSLLNEFNLVCHRKHLKETSQSVFMSGLLAGALIFGPLCDWIGRKASLLVQLLLTAFVGLATAFVPSFEFYMVLRFAVATAVSGFMISTVTLISEWVSPSWRTRAVILAQFTFALGQMVLAGLAYGIRNWRLLQIAGAVPFLLFFSYIWILPESARWLLTQGRIEEAKQLVQKAASVNKRKISPELLNQLAPENSASSGNALDLFRHPHLRKVTLILICVWFVDSLGYYGVSLQVGDFGLDIYLTQLIFGASEVPARLLSIFMMEKLGRKWSQMGTLILGGLMCIIIIFIPEDMPLVVTVLAVVGKFATSAGFTISYLYTIELFPTVVRQTGMGLVSIFSRIGGILTPLVLLLGEYRKELPMLIYGSFPIGAGLLCFLLPETRGQALKDTVQDLDQGPSTRSLTAVPPEKEMESTGRSSTPGVTTVSSTYF